TTCTTGCTTGGAACTTATTTTGCATCAAATATATCCATGTATATCTACTGTAGTCATCCACCAAAGTAAGGAAATACTTATCTCTATTTATTGAAACTGTAGAAACTGGGCCCCAAATGTCCACATGTACAATGTCAAAGGGTTTAATAGTTTGGGATTGGCTAACAGGAAAAAGGTATTCTCTTTTGTTTAGCTAAATGACATATATCACAGGAATCTGATATATGATCCACAAGTACAGATGGACATTTGGAATGCAAAACTTTGAGTCTAGAAGTAGATGGATGACCAAATTTTTAATGCCAAACACGGAAGGGATGAGAACCAATGTTGCTGGCAGCGTGAGAAACCTGGTTAATGCTCTTTTGATGCAGCACATATAGGCCTTCCTCTACCTTTGCTGTACCAATCATCCTCCAGGGTTTTATTGCCTGAATGAAACAATAGTTGTTGCCAAACACCAAGcaacaattaaaagcaatagtaAGTTTAGTGACTGAGATTAGATTGAAAGAAAATGAAGGAATATAAAGGACATTTGTGAGGCAAAGATCATCATTGAGGTTAATTGTGCCTGAAAAATGTGACATTAGTTGCTCACCATTTGGTAACTTGACATGAATAGGGTGTATTCTTTTGTAAGAAGAGAAAGGAGACAGAGAAAAACAAATATGATCTGTTGCCCCTGTATCTAAGAGCCAAAAATGAGGCTTGGAAAAACATGACAATGACACTGAATTACCTGTGGAAATTGAGATAGAAGCATTACTAGTACTGACTTGGTTAGTGGTGTGTGAAACTGCTAAATCTGAAGGttgaattaaaactaataacTGCTGGATTTGCTCTTGAGTAAAAGGAGCACATGATCCACCAGAATTTACAGTTATCGGCATTTGATACAATTGCACACTCTCATCTGTTTTAGTAGCATCATGCATTACAATCTGATTGATAGATGAGTTTCTAAACTTAAAACCCGGAGGGAATCTGTGTTGCTTATAGCATGTATCTGCAGTATGCCTATGCTTTCCACAGTAGGTGCACACCTTTGCATTACTAGAAGGATTTTTGTAGAAGGCATTTCTATTTTGTGACTGATTAAAACTAATTGCTCTTTGAAAGTATTTCAAGATTTGATGCCTTTGCACTAACAAATACCTTAACATTTTCACCAAGATCCAATTGTCTCTCTTGTTGTATAACTAGTGAGAAAAACCTTATTTATGGAAGGCAAAGGATCTATAAGCATAATTTGAGATCTAACATGAGTGAATCTATCATTCAGTCCTTTAAGGAAGTGAATTGCATAGTCATTCTTTTTATATGTAGTAAATTTTGCCACATCAGCACAAGCACAAGGATCAGTACATGTGCAAACAGGTATAGGTCTGAAATTCATTAACTCATCATATAGTATCTTGAGTTCTGTTAAATATTCAGTGACAGTACAATCACCTTGTTTGAAAGCATATATTTCTTCCTGCAGATCTGAAATTCTGAAAATGTCTCCCTATGAAAACCTTTATGAAAATGTCCAATCATGATAAGAATATCGGAACATTTGGGGATATTATTTAAATGCAATAagaatctcacaattataaccatattataatttcctttgcacagtaatatagtctcatagattttatttttactcaaagttcaattaaattaacactaaagataaataattgactttataaaattatatttagatacttaaaatacataaataataatatccaACTATAACCAACAGATTGGCTGTAGGGTATATTACTAACAAGGAATCTGTTAAAGCTAGAGGTAGCGATGGGCATGACACTCTTATTTAGGAAGATTTGTGGCTTCTGTCTCTGGATAGTTTCCACATTGATAATTTCCACTTTGATAAATCTTTTTACTGTTCTTCAAGTATCAATCTCGTAATAGATTTGAGCGACCATGGCACTTTGGAGTGGCAATATGGTTTGGTTACTTCCTTGTTCCCTTATGATCAGGCTTCATTGATTTTATTGATTCCTGTGGCACTTAAGAGCTGTAACCATGATCTTGTTTGgaattatgagtttttaagcaaatataCTATCAGGTCATGCTACTTCTTATTGTTTAAACCATTTTGGAACAATTTGATTTCTCGGCCATCCACCTCTTATGTCATTGTACTGTCAACATGGAAACAACTCTGAGGACTACATATTTAGCTAAAGGTTAAGGTTTTTCTTTGGCGTACAATGTTAGTAGTTAAAAGTAATCTCATAGGTAAAGTTATTAAGACTGAGGCTTCTTATCCCATTTGTCATGATGATTAGGAAATAATGCGACACACCTTTTTTTTTGTGTGCACAAGCTCGAGTCTCTTGGTTCTCTAGCTCCTGCACATATAAACCATCAGAGGTTAGCTTTTCTGTCCTTTAATATGTGGTGTCTGTTCTTGTCGAGCAATGCAATCATAATTCATTTCCATCAAAGACTCTTAATACAGTGGGCTATTCTTGGTTGCATATTTAGAAAGAACGCAACGAAGGAGTATTTGATTTGCAGAAGCTTTATCCGTCTACTACTGTTCTGCATATTAAGCATTCATGTGCGGAGATTGGTTGGTTATAATCCTTCTGTTCTACTTTGTTTACCTTTTCAAGCTGCAAGAGCTCTTCAGCATGATCATAGTTAGCTCCTTTCGTCGATGGGATGGTATAAGGTGAATTGTGATGTTGCCTAGTCCTAGCATATGCCCCTTTTTGTGTTGCAGCAAATCTTATAAGGTATGCTTTAAGTCGAGTTATGGATGGTTTGGCTAAGAGGGTATATTGTCCTTCTCCTTTGGCTGGAGAGGCCCTTGCTTTATCCCTAACAGTGCATTTAACTAAGGCTAGTTGATTTCTACTGTGATGCTTTCCTCTCGTTGTTGTGTTAGGATGTTCAAGGTCATGCCTTGGAGCATTTAAGTACTGCTACAAGCTACTCATGCTGCTCCATTAGTTTTTTTTAGtctaaatttacttttatttgagGACATATACATTAACAAAGCAACCTACAACCTAGCAAAGTTTATGTTTTCTAATTTTCTTCCAAATGATTGGCTATAATCTATTCCTTCTCACCTTAGGGCCGTATATACATGAGATGCTTATTTGACAGTTTATTGCACTTACTTGcatttctcaaaaaaaaaaaacattgggCTAAAAGAATCTCAGAAGAGATTTCTGAAATTACAGCTGACGTAATATGATAATTTTACATATCTTATTTcaagaatatatattttattcctGAATAACAATTTTAGTAAAGCATTTACGCACAAATTGTTTtccatcaatttaatttttatgcatgaaatgtattaaacttatttatcatttttttttgaaaaataataattattattttttactaaaaaattattttattttataattgagtaatttataatataatttttatatttgaccAAACTCATAACTTAATCTCTGGTTCCTTCTAGAGGTAAGTATTCGATTAGgtatgatttaaaattaaacagaattaaaaaaattaaaaattaattttattaaaatttaaaaatcgaatcgaatcagtaAGGGTAATAACCGAATTGAAACAAACTGAAAATTTTCTGTTCGATTTGGTTTAGTTATTCGGTTCTTTCCTTCGGTGAAGAAAAATTTCTCGAGTCTTGATTCAAATAATCTAGTACaacatcaaaaaataaaatatcatccataatattatattaataaaaacataTCTATTTCCATTACTATTgaataaaaacatttttatctaagaatttcttccattgttgagaaaaatattcATCAAGAacttactaataaataaatctaaaaatacaaaatataagggtgtaatatatttattacaaGCTCAACCGCAGTCCAAGAACTTTGTTACATGCAAACAACCACAAATTCATATATGAAATAGAGGAAAAACTAGCAAAGCAACTACAATAAGGCGAGATTAAGAACAATGTCATGCAAGAGCAATAGTCACACCGCCCACAATGATCAGTAGCAATGGCcgtggaagaaggagagcaacGGCTATGAAAAAGGGAGAGCAATGGTCACAGAAGAGAGAGAGCAACGATCATGGAAAAGGGAGAGCGATAGAGGAGAAGAATGACAGTTGGCCTGAAGGAAGATGAAGAATAAATTTAAGGTTTATAACTGATTAAGTATGAATTTACGGTAATTTTTGAATGGCTCAGATCTCTTAAATAAAAGTGaacgttataattttattagtttaaattaaaaaataataaaaaaaagaaacgaAGGATCAAAACTTTGACATTTTAAGAGTCAAGTAAAAAACTCAATTATTATGCTAAAGGCTTGTTATTTATAAGTATagctaatatataataattatcggtttgattaaatcaaatttttattttttaaaattgaatcgaactgaatcgattaaattaatttttttaaaaataaaaatcaaaccgaatcaaatttattaataaactgATTAGTTCAATTCATTCGATTATTTCGATTTGAACTGAATTGCTCGCTCTTAATTCTttcctaaaaaataatttagtatctaaaatttaattatgttaataaaagagtaattttattaaaatttattattatattatggcAATTTAGTCAATTAAATTCACTTTTCACAATAATTTAGTTCTCATACTTTTAATATACTATTTACAATAAtttaccatatatatatatatatatatatattaatattaatatttataacaatttaatatatttaatttaaattgatttttttaatttataatttattaatgataaatttaacTGAAGaactattttgttaataaaatgaaaatttcaaaattaaattatttacaattaaAAAGTAGAAACTAAATTCtgaattttattatatcttGTGCATGCAATGTAATTTACCCAAAAGAAATTCACTTACTCTTTCTtatgtaatatattattaatacttttaaatttgaaaatttaatatttttattaaataatactataaaaataagtacattaattttatatattatttaacaaataagttattaatataataacttAACAAATAGTAAAAGTttaattgagaaaaagaaaattctctCCTTTATAGCACAACtgcgaatatatatatatatatatatatatatatatatatatatatatatatatatatatatatatatatatatatatatatatatatatatatatatatatatatcaaaataatatttcataaatattaaaattaaatattttaagttagaaatttattaattaattttttaattttaaaaaatatatttaaatatttctgatattttaaaaaattttactatttaatctttttgttaattttgccattaaatattttactaattaatttctataattttaaaaaatttattaattgatgtaacaaatttttaaaatatttactaattatttattttgtatcaaaagtattttaatttttttataatatttatttattaaaattaatgaaaagatTTATTAATATACTCTTAAAATATGAGAAactttttaatatgttttttaaaattgaaaaggtCAATTAGTATATTTGTCTTTACtggaagaattaaataataattttttaaaaatataatttaataaaaatcagaagtttaatttaaataatgaacaattaatcaattaaatttattattattattattattattattagtttctagtttttaattgatttatagTATTGTTAATAATTCATTGATTTGAGTCATTAAATTCACTAATTGCGTTGGAGCAGTACGACCTAGTCCTTCCACTGGTTTGGTTTAAAAACACTGCTTTTTAAGGTATTGCCATTGACTAAGCGCCTTCCTACCAAGTCCAATCTATGACCTTATTTGCAAACCCGAGAAAAACTTTGCATAAACTCTTCCCTTCTATTATTGTTATTCTCAAATTTTCTCATGGTTTAGCTCtaaactctcaaaatctcacTAAACACAGCTTCTTATTCATAGATCCTTCTCGTCCAACTTCCCATTTCCACGATCCAGTAAACCCATCAAAGTTTTATTGGGATTTCTCTCATTTTATTTCTTTCTGATTGGGTCAACGTATATTTCGATTCCCTCTATCCAAGTCAAGGGGCTCCAGAGTTAGGACTCTGTTGTTGTTGTTATGATTACTGTATTATGAGCGTGTagtttttgaatttattatgaTGAATTTGGGTGCTTAAATGGAGCGAAAGATGTGGGCGATCTGGCGCTTTGCTTTTTTCCGGTTGATTTTGCTGTTTTATATTGTTTACAGAGTTTCTGGTAATGCTGAAGGTATGttttgattttgtgtttttatgtttatgcataTAATATTCTTTAAATCAAAGTTTTTACTAAGTTTTTGGTCATGGGTCTTTGAGATTTGGTTATGTTGACTTTTTGAATTCAAGGGTTTTTGTTCTGATTACTTTGCCTGGAATTGGCTGTTATGACAATCTGGTACTATGTTGTCAAGAAGTATTTGTCAAAACAAAACCATCTTATGTTTTGTTGAATAGCTATTTGGAAACTTTCTTCAGCTTGTGAAATTTTTTCTTGACCTTGTATGAGCTGATCGTTTTATTGTGTAATAACTAACTGTAAACTACATCCGTGTAGTGTCCTATTGGTGACGTTTGTGATTTTGGTACCCACTTAGGCTAAGTTTTATGTGTTCCCATTGACAAGAAATATAAGTTTGTAACCAGAAGATCTTCCGTAATGACCGTTCGACCATAAGTGATGAatgtttgaattatttttaatttcttgatatCTGCAATCTGCCTCTGGCTCTCTTTCATTGCTTTTGTTTGTGCAATACAGGCGATGCCTTGAACGCATTGAAGACCAATTTAGCTGATCCTAACAATGTTCTACAAAGTTGGGATCCTACCCTTGTCAATCCCTGCACTTGGTTTCATGTTACATGTAATAGTGAAAATAGTGTTACTCGAGTGTAAGTTTGTATAGTGCCTTACACTTGCCATTTCCTTATGATATAAATTATAAGTAGTTATGATGGTCACATGCTTCTCTCTTCGTTTACTTAGTGACCTTGGAAATGCAAATCTATTGGGTCAACTGGTTCCACAGCTTGGTCAGCTTTCAAATTTGCAGTACTTGTAAGTAGTACTTTACTCATATTGAGGTTTGTTTCAGTTGGTTGTTTGTTTGTCAATGTGTATTATCATTGATGACCAGCCATGGCATATTTTGCCTTTTTCACTGTTTtgtatgttttgatgattttaagatAGAAACGTTTTTCTGTTTCTATTCCCGCTTATATATGTATTTTGCTCTGTTAGATAtggattgaattttaaataaggaTCATCGTATGAGAGCATATATGGAGTTGCAATTAAATGATGAAGTGTgtatattgaaaaatatatcaTGGTACATCATTTAAATAGTAGAACAACAATATAGATAACCATGCTTATACACTACTTGATATTATTTAAATGATGCAATATTGTGTTGcaccatttaaatattttgagtgATGTCATGCTTACATCAATCAAATGTAAGTATTTGCTTGTACACATATAATATTACTACCTCAATGATTAGTAGGGGTTCCTTAACTGCTACACTGTGTTTGGTGGAGAAAAGGGGAGGAAGGGAAATCAGAAAGTGAAATATGGGAGGAAGTGAAAGTGAAAATAAAGGGAGTTATTTTCTCTGTTTTGTATGGATGAAGGGGAAAGAAatacgaaaaaaaaaaattgcggaaaaatatttaattttagctCAATGGTTTTTGTACACATTATCAATGAAGGTTTTGGTACACATactttcctttcactttctctACAATTTGGAGTAAAATTATACAAGAGATTGTTTTCTACCCCCTTTCATTTCTTGAAGAAAGTAAATTTATACAAAATTGTTTTCATTTCTCAAAGAAAGCAAAtagattttctctttatttttctcctcTTATTTTCCTCTCTTCCCAAACATAGCATAAGGTAGGCAGCACTGGGTGGTATCATCAATCAGGGGCTAATCAAGTCCACTTTGATACTTGTATAAATTATAAGTCCTtgaattttgagttttttttatttttatttttatttttatttttatttttatttttatttttattttttattgagctAATATACTTCTTTTTCTGGACATTAAACTCTCAGACCTTTTTTTACGTCCATCAAGGACTTTTTAGTTGTGATGAATTCTTCATGAGAATAATTTAGAACAGAAAAGAAGTCTCAGGCCTGTAACCAATGCATGTTCTGTCTTCTGAGCCCTTATGTCGGTTTCAGACTCCTTTTTGTGTCCTAAATTAGTGTCACCTTAAGCTAATATATATGAAATTCACATGCTGAATGACTTGAGGGTTAAATGTGGAGCAATGGAAGTTCATGGGATCAGAAAAGAAAGGTGAAGCTCGGTGGCTTGGGATTGCAAATTAGTCAGTCCCTTTATTGacctatatgtgtatatgctcaTGTTAATCAACTTTGCTGTGAATTGGTGCATTGGACTCAAACCAGGAAACAGCCTGCTTGCGTTGCAAGGGAAAGGCTAAATGTTTTACTTCCCCATAGCCTGCAACTTTTGAAGGCCTTGTGCATTAGAAAGATCCTTTTCCACTTACTTATGCATGATATTCTTTGTTCAAATTCAAAGTCTACCATTTTGTTCGCAAGGATTATCTTTAAGTTTTGCctgttttaatgtgtttgaaTATATTGGCATACTCTGGCTTTCTATGACTACAAATTGAAGAATAATGCTTCTAAAGGGTATGCTCAACATATATGTGCATGTGAATACATGTGTATGCTGAACTAAATGTGTGCATGTATGTCCCAGTGTTTGTACTCCATTTTTATCTCTCTTTTTGGTCTATACCACACTCTACATATAAATGCATTCAGATTTGTATGTGTACAAGTTTAAGGCCACATTATATGATGTTAGATCTCACTTTAATTTTGGATAATGTGCCCTTTTTAATGCCTTGGGCTCTCCTCCCTGCTTGAGCTCGCCTTTGAGGTTAATTAGGCCCAGCCCATTTTCTTAACATGGTATCATAGCCTGGTTCAGTTGTGGGTTTCAGCCACCCCTAGGGCCCTATAATTAGGCCCGTAGTggttaattcaaattaattaatgtttaataTGCCTTGCACTCTCTAAATTTAACAATATTTATATCtatatatgcatgtttttaatggtGAATAATGTGAACTgggtatatttttttatattaagtaTAATGTGATTGTACTAAACTATTTGTTCTTTGTTTCATCTTTCAATTACCTGTACTAAATCAAGTTCTTATACAGGGAACTTTATCGTAATAACATAAGTGGAAGAATTCCGGATGAGCTTGGGAACTTGACGAACTTGGTGAGCTTGGATCTTTACTTGAACAATCTAAGTGGTCCAATTCCAGTGACATTGGGCAAGCTTCAAAGACTCCGTATCTTGTACGAATATGcatctcttcttctttatttttgtgtaATTAGCAAAGTCATATGGCTTCTACTATATCATTATATTTTCACATATTTTCGTGTCTATTTAGAAGACTTGTCTTCCCAACAATGGTTGATTATGTATTTTGGTTATAGGTCTTAAATAGTTGTCTATATACAAATTAAAGTGCTTTTCCTTTGTCAtctcacaaaagaaaagaattagGGTTgtctatatataaataaaagttgaTGTTCCTTTGTCATCTCACAAAAGAAGAGAAATAGGGTGGGAAATGATGGTTGTGTTGACTACAAATGTTGTATTATGCTTTTCAACAACAAAA
This genomic interval from Manihot esculenta cultivar AM560-2 chromosome 12, M.esculenta_v8, whole genome shotgun sequence contains the following:
- the LOC110628147 gene encoding BRASSINOSTEROID INSENSITIVE 1-associated receptor kinase 1 isoform X1, producing the protein MERKMWAIWRFAFFRLILLFYIVYRVSGNAEGDALNALKTNLADPNNVLQSWDPTLVNPCTWFHVTCNSENSVTRVDLGNANLLGQLVPQLGQLSNLQYLELYRNNISGRIPDELGNLTNLVSLDLYLNNLSGPIPVTLGKLQRLRILRLNNNTLSETIPMSLTTIGTLQVLDLSTNRLTGDIPVNGSFSLFTPISFNNNLLNKLPASAPPPLTPSTPTPSGKKRICWIVADNSNFLMETCPEIKKTSLFDLRPICSEADLKRLDVLFSRF
- the LOC110628147 gene encoding BRASSINOSTEROID INSENSITIVE 1-associated receptor kinase 1 isoform X3; protein product: MERKMWAIWRFAFFRLILLFYIVYRVSGNAEGDALNALKTNLADPNNVLQSWDPTLVNPCTWFHVTCNSENSVTRVDLGNANLLGQLVPQLGQLSNLQYLELYRNNISGRIPDELGNLTNLVSLDLYLNNLSGPIPVTLGKLQRLRILRLNNNTLSETIPMSLTTIGTLQVLDLSTNRLTGDIPVNGSFSLFTPISFNNNLLNKLPASAPPPLTPSTPTPSGAEL
- the LOC110628147 gene encoding BRASSINOSTEROID INSENSITIVE 1-associated receptor kinase 1 isoform X2: MERKMWAIWRFAFFRLILLFYIVYRVSGNAEGDALNALKTNLADPNNVLQSWDPTLVNPCTWFHVTCNSENSVTRVDLGNANLLGQLVPQLGQLSNLQYLELYRNNISGRIPDELGNLTNLVSLDLYLNNLSGPIPVTLGKLQRLRILRLNNNTLSETIPMSLTTIGTLQVLDLSTNRLTGDIPVNGSFSLFTPISFNNNLLNKLPASAPPPLTPSTPTPSAGSLIRDFCRLIGRESLDRRQKENLLDCS